One genomic window of Methanosarcina acetivorans C2A includes the following:
- the putP gene encoding sodium/proline symporter PutP, translating to MVSDNFSIILVFTVYLLFMIGIGILYYKKTENLSDYILGGRKLNSWVTALSSQASDMSGWLILGVPGYAYLSGMESIWLAIGLTAGTYLNWKFVAKKLRQYTEIAGDSITIPVYFENRFRDKSHSLRIISSIFILIFFLLYTSSGLVAGGKLFNTVFGIHYQQALLIGALVIISYTFLGGFMAVCWTDFFQGMLMVFAIVFVPLAVLKGMGGYESTVSLIESIDPQLLNPWTALAGGSIPLISNLAWGLGYFGMPHILVRFMAIESPEKIKKARIIAMVWVTISLFFAVAIGIIGRAYLYPEFLGDGGSETIFMVMVNNTFTPIIAGIFLAAILAAIMSTADSQLLVAASAFTEDIYRITLKKNAGEKELVWMGRFAVILISAIAYVIARDPNNSVMGLVSYAWAGFGAAFGPVILFSLFWRKTTRNGALGGMIVGGLVVIIWKQLSGGIFDMYEIVPGFILSCITLYTISILDKEGPAEEILKEFDRVNHIALHGMSTHKEDTIPLKTDLRKS from the coding sequence ATGGTATCTGATAATTTTAGTATTATACTTGTTTTCACAGTATATCTGCTTTTTATGATCGGTATCGGAATTCTCTATTATAAGAAAACGGAGAATCTTTCAGATTATATTTTAGGAGGAAGAAAGCTAAACAGCTGGGTTACTGCGCTTAGTTCACAGGCATCGGATATGAGTGGCTGGCTGATACTGGGAGTACCAGGATACGCTTACCTGTCAGGGATGGAATCTATCTGGTTAGCAATCGGGCTAACTGCCGGGACCTATCTGAACTGGAAATTTGTTGCAAAGAAATTGCGCCAGTATACTGAGATTGCAGGCGATTCCATTACCATTCCTGTGTACTTTGAAAACAGGTTCAGAGACAAAAGCCATTCCTTAAGAATTATCTCATCCATTTTTATTCTGATCTTTTTCCTTCTTTATACTTCCTCAGGCCTTGTCGCAGGTGGAAAACTTTTTAATACTGTTTTTGGAATTCACTATCAACAAGCCCTTCTTATCGGTGCACTGGTAATCATCAGTTATACGTTTCTTGGGGGCTTTATGGCTGTCTGCTGGACCGACTTTTTCCAGGGCATGCTGATGGTCTTTGCCATTGTTTTTGTACCCCTTGCAGTTTTAAAGGGAATGGGAGGTTACGAGTCGACCGTGAGCCTGATTGAGAGTATCGACCCTCAGCTACTTAATCCCTGGACCGCTCTTGCCGGTGGTTCAATTCCTCTAATCTCAAACCTAGCCTGGGGCTTGGGATATTTTGGTATGCCTCACATTCTGGTCCGTTTTATGGCCATAGAATCCCCTGAAAAAATCAAAAAGGCAAGAATTATTGCAATGGTCTGGGTCACTATCTCTCTGTTTTTTGCCGTAGCAATCGGGATCATCGGAAGAGCTTACCTCTATCCTGAGTTTCTGGGAGATGGGGGAAGTGAAACTATTTTCATGGTAATGGTAAACAACACGTTTACTCCGATAATTGCAGGAATTTTCCTTGCGGCTATCCTTGCAGCTATTATGAGTACTGCTGATTCCCAGCTTCTTGTAGCTGCTTCTGCCTTTACTGAAGATATCTACAGGATAACTTTAAAAAAGAATGCAGGAGAAAAAGAGCTCGTCTGGATGGGCAGGTTTGCAGTTATTCTAATTTCAGCAATTGCTTATGTAATAGCAAGAGATCCGAATAACTCGGTCATGGGACTGGTCTCATATGCCTGGGCAGGATTTGGAGCTGCCTTCGGACCTGTTATCCTCTTCTCTCTTTTCTGGAGAAAAACGACCAGGAATGGTGCACTCGGCGGAATGATTGTCGGTGGACTCGTGGTTATCATCTGGAAGCAGCTCTCAGGTGGAATTTTTGACATGTATGAAATTGTACCCGGCTTTATCCTTTCATGCATAACACTCTACACCATCAGCATTCTGGATAAAGAAGGCCCTGCAGAAGAAATCCTCAAAGAATTCGACCGCGTAAACCACATAGCTCTTCATGGAATGTCAACCCACAAAGAAGACACAATACCACTGAAAACTGATCTTCGTAAAAGCTGA
- the istB gene encoding IS21-like element ISMac3 family helper ATPase IstB → MNNFTYERLHNNLQYLKLNSIEELLDNYLEIAARDNKTTMEVLDYLFEQEKKHREAVAIERRMKSAVFPVKKTLEEFDFEFQKSIDKKAIEDLATLRFVHNSENVVFLGPPGVGKSHLAIALGIEVAKAGISVYFTNTGNLIEKLKIANREGMLEKKLRDLMKYKVLIIDEIGYLPFDEEGAHCLFQLISRRYEKSSTILTSNKSYGEWGEIFKDHVIAAAVLDRILHHSTTINIKGESYRLKERKKQGIKTGNICQ, encoded by the coding sequence ATGAACAACTTCACCTATGAGAGACTTCACAATAACCTGCAATACCTGAAACTTAATTCTATCGAAGAGCTTCTGGATAACTACCTTGAAATTGCTGCAAGGGACAACAAGACAACAATGGAAGTCCTTGATTACTTGTTTGAACAGGAAAAGAAACACAGAGAAGCTGTTGCAATTGAGAGAAGGATGAAAAGTGCAGTTTTTCCCGTTAAAAAGACTCTTGAGGAATTCGATTTTGAATTTCAGAAATCCATTGATAAAAAAGCAATCGAAGACCTTGCAACCTTGAGATTTGTTCATAATTCAGAGAATGTCGTTTTCCTTGGTCCTCCCGGAGTTGGAAAGTCTCATCTTGCAATCGCTCTTGGGATTGAAGTAGCAAAAGCAGGGATTTCGGTTTACTTTACCAATACAGGAAACCTTATCGAGAAGTTGAAAATAGCAAATCGAGAAGGAATGCTTGAAAAGAAACTAAGGGACTTGATGAAATATAAAGTGCTGATAATTGACGAAATAGGGTATCTCCCATTTGACGAAGAAGGAGCTCACTGCCTATTTCAGCTGATCTCAAGACGGTATGAAAAGAGTTCAACGATCTTGACATCAAATAAATCATATGGAGAATGGGGAGAGATATTCAAGGACCATGTAATAGCGGCTGCTGTACTTGATAGGATTCTCCACCATTCAACTACGATTAACATCAAAGGGGAAAGTTACAGGCTGAAAGAAAGGAAGAAACAGGGAATAAAAACAGGAAATATATGCCAGTAA
- the istA gene encoding IS21-like element ISMac3 family transposase: MLKTEEWLLIRDLYSQGFSISEISRRTGYARETVRKYLKKKTAPEPQKRPPKPSKLDPFKPYIQEKLKEGPYTAVRLYREIKEMGFDGGKTIVKDFVREVRPKQGVPAVLRYETKPGVQAQVDWAEMGTVEVDGKVKKLFCFNMILGYSRMRYVEFTLSIDTPTLIQCHLNAFEYFGGFTQEILYDNMKQVVIKRALKSSDSEWNPQFEEFFKCFGFIPRLCRPYRPQTKGKIENTVGFVKRDFFLGRRFTSLEDLNAQVHRWLERVNSTVHGTTYQIPLERFKEEKLSPLDQVPPYKVVHKETRKVSRDCYISFLGNKYSVPYRFAGRTAELQILEGIFEVYVDYEKVCEHEILPGNCRVSRKKEHFQGLLSEILKENSKCKKDSQIPLKFSDPEVEKRSLDVYEIFSEGGFE; this comes from the coding sequence ATGCTGAAAACGGAGGAATGGCTATTGATACGAGATTTGTATTCACAAGGCTTCAGCATCAGTGAGATCTCTAGAAGAACAGGTTATGCTAGGGAAACTGTGAGGAAATATCTTAAAAAGAAAACTGCCCCAGAACCTCAGAAACGTCCGCCAAAACCGAGTAAACTTGATCCTTTCAAACCTTACATACAAGAAAAACTCAAAGAAGGTCCTTATACTGCTGTTCGCCTTTATAGGGAAATCAAAGAAATGGGTTTTGATGGAGGAAAAACCATAGTCAAGGACTTCGTAAGAGAAGTCCGACCTAAACAGGGAGTCCCTGCTGTACTCCGCTATGAAACAAAACCAGGTGTACAGGCTCAGGTTGACTGGGCAGAGATGGGAACAGTTGAGGTTGATGGAAAGGTAAAGAAACTCTTTTGCTTCAACATGATTCTTGGATATTCCAGAATGAGATATGTTGAATTTACACTGAGCATAGACACTCCCACTCTTATTCAGTGTCATCTGAACGCTTTTGAGTACTTTGGAGGATTTACACAGGAGATCCTCTATGATAACATGAAACAGGTTGTTATCAAAAGAGCCTTAAAATCATCAGATTCCGAATGGAACCCACAGTTTGAGGAGTTCTTCAAATGCTTTGGTTTTATTCCACGGTTATGCAGGCCTTACAGGCCTCAGACAAAAGGGAAAATTGAAAATACAGTCGGTTTCGTCAAGAGGGATTTCTTCCTTGGAAGAAGGTTTACCTCTCTCGAAGACCTGAACGCCCAAGTTCACAGGTGGTTGGAAAGGGTAAATTCAACTGTCCACGGAACAACCTATCAAATCCCTCTTGAACGCTTTAAGGAGGAGAAACTGAGCCCTCTGGATCAGGTTCCTCCTTACAAAGTTGTCCATAAGGAGACCAGAAAGGTCTCCAGAGACTGTTATATTTCGTTCCTTGGAAATAAGTATTCTGTTCCTTACAGGTTTGCAGGGAGAACTGCAGAGCTTCAGATCCTTGAAGGAATATTCGAGGTCTATGTTGATTATGAGAAAGTCTGTGAACATGAAATCCTTCCTGGAAACTGCAGAGTTTCAAGGAAAAAGGAACATTTCCAGGGTCTCCTGAGTGAGATTCTTAAAGAGAACTCAAAATGCAAAAAAGATTCACAGATCCCGTTGAAGTTCTCAGATCCCGAAGTTGAAAAAAGGTCTCTTGATGTCTATGAAATATTTAGTGAAGGTGGTTTTGAATGA
- the mfnA gene encoding tyrosine decarboxylase MfnA, with translation MNEQGLSEKEIFSYLENAKSEDTDYYRVLSSMCTHPHKIAVEANRLFIEANLGDLGLFAGASRLEQEVVGMLGELLHAPSIDVPFGGSCESSACGYLTTGGTESNIQAVRGMKNLVTTGKKELKGAPNIVIPESAHFSFDKVADMMGIEVRRASLDSEFRVDMASIESLIDANTIGLIGIAGNTEFGQIDPIDKLSEIALENELFLHIDAAFGGFVIPFLEKPQPFDFKLPGVTSIAVDPHKMGLSTIPSGALLFRSASFLDSLKVNTPYLTTKAQFTLTGTRSGASAAATCAVMKYLGNEGYRKNVQYCMQLTEKLVIEARKIGFEPLLEPVMNVVALKVPNPDFVREQMLERFGWNVSITRTPRALRLVLMPHNTLEDIEIFVQDLKEVTVEI, from the coding sequence ATGAATGAGCAGGGTCTTTCTGAAAAAGAGATATTTTCCTATTTGGAAAATGCAAAGTCAGAAGATACGGATTATTATCGGGTTTTAAGTTCAATGTGTACTCACCCTCATAAGATCGCAGTTGAAGCTAACAGGCTCTTTATCGAGGCCAACCTGGGCGATCTCGGGCTTTTTGCTGGAGCTAGCAGGCTTGAACAGGAGGTTGTCGGGATGCTCGGGGAGCTTCTCCACGCTCCTTCAATTGACGTTCCTTTCGGAGGCTCCTGTGAGAGTTCGGCTTGCGGCTACCTTACTACAGGAGGTACCGAATCCAATATTCAGGCTGTAAGAGGAATGAAAAACCTTGTAACCACAGGAAAAAAAGAATTGAAAGGAGCTCCAAACATTGTAATTCCAGAGTCGGCGCATTTTTCTTTCGATAAGGTTGCAGACATGATGGGGATAGAGGTCAGAAGGGCTTCGCTTGATTCGGAGTTCAGGGTTGACATGGCCTCCATTGAAAGTCTTATTGATGCAAACACTATAGGACTTATAGGGATAGCAGGGAATACCGAGTTTGGCCAGATAGATCCCATTGACAAACTCTCGGAAATAGCTCTTGAAAACGAGCTTTTTCTGCATATCGATGCGGCTTTCGGAGGTTTCGTAATTCCTTTCCTCGAAAAACCCCAACCTTTTGATTTCAAATTGCCAGGCGTTACTTCGATTGCCGTAGATCCCCACAAGATGGGTCTTTCCACAATTCCTTCAGGAGCTCTGCTTTTCAGGTCTGCTTCCTTCCTCGACTCCCTTAAGGTAAACACCCCATACCTTACCACAAAGGCCCAGTTTACACTTACCGGCACAAGAAGCGGAGCTTCAGCTGCCGCTACCTGCGCTGTCATGAAATATCTTGGTAATGAAGGCTACAGAAAGAATGTGCAGTACTGCATGCAGCTTACCGAAAAACTGGTCATAGAAGCTCGAAAAATTGGTTTCGAACCCCTGCTTGAACCCGTCATGAATGTAGTTGCTCTGAAAGTCCCTAATCCTGACTTTGTCAGAGAACAGATGCTTGAAAGATTCGGCTGGAATGTCTCAATTACCCGTACCCCAAGAGCCCTTAGGCTGGTCTTGATGCCGCATAATACTCTCGAAGATATCGAAATATTTGTACAGGATCTTAAAGAAGTGACCGTAGAAATTTAA
- a CDS encoding CBS domain-containing protein: protein MKSALKIGSVMGIPIRLHITFLLILPIFAYVFAINPYPYGFQGVEPPAIKYALSTLTAILLFASILVHELAHSYLAMRYGVNIESITLFLFGGVSSMEEMPRDPGQEAKMASAGPLTSLLIGGVCLLIYGYIIAPNSALSANPVFLTIWILGAMNIILGIFNLLPAFPMDGGRVLRAFYARRMSYIKATQSAAAVGKFFAILLAIFGILVGNLWFPLIALFIYVGASEEERSTQASVTLENVLVKDIMTKNVVTVPSSMNIDELVQFMFEKKHMGYPVVDGGSLKGIVTFTDIQRVSTLDRPVTRVSDIMTRDIISVTSGAQASDALKLVTARNIGRVLVIDNGELVGVLSRTDLVRTLRLRSE, encoded by the coding sequence ATGAAATCTGCATTGAAAATCGGAAGCGTAATGGGCATACCTATCAGACTGCACATCACTTTTCTTTTGATACTTCCCATTTTTGCATATGTCTTTGCAATCAATCCATACCCTTATGGCTTTCAGGGAGTTGAGCCACCTGCGATAAAATACGCGCTTTCAACCCTGACTGCAATCCTGCTTTTTGCCTCAATCCTTGTGCATGAGCTTGCACACTCCTATCTGGCAATGCGCTACGGTGTCAATATTGAGAGCATCACGCTCTTCCTTTTCGGAGGAGTTTCTTCAATGGAAGAGATGCCAAGGGATCCCGGACAGGAAGCAAAGATGGCTTCCGCAGGACCTCTAACAAGCCTGCTTATAGGTGGCGTTTGTCTGCTAATATATGGATATATAATTGCGCCAAACTCTGCACTTTCTGCAAATCCCGTTTTTCTGACAATCTGGATTCTCGGGGCCATGAATATAATTCTTGGAATTTTCAACCTGCTGCCCGCATTCCCCATGGATGGAGGCAGAGTACTCCGTGCCTTCTATGCCAGAAGAATGTCTTATATCAAAGCTACACAGAGTGCAGCTGCCGTAGGGAAGTTTTTTGCCATTCTGCTGGCGATTTTCGGAATTCTTGTAGGAAACCTCTGGTTCCCTTTGATTGCTCTCTTCATTTATGTTGGTGCATCTGAAGAGGAACGCTCCACCCAGGCATCCGTAACTCTGGAAAATGTTCTTGTAAAAGATATAATGACAAAAAATGTAGTTACAGTGCCCTCTTCCATGAATATTGATGAACTTGTTCAATTTATGTTTGAGAAAAAGCATATGGGTTACCCTGTAGTAGACGGAGGCAGCTTGAAAGGGATAGTGACTTTTACCGATATCCAGCGCGTTTCCACCCTTGACCGCCCTGTAACTCGTGTCTCAGATATCATGACACGAGATATCATATCCGTTACTTCGGGTGCTCAGGCAAGTGATGCTCTCAAACTGGTTACAGCCAGGAACATAGGAAGAGTTCTGGTCATTGATAATGGGGAACTTGTAGGAGTACTTTCCAGAACAGACCTGGTCCGAACCCTTAGGCTCAGATCAGAATAA
- a CDS encoding TraB/GumN family protein — protein MDRSKITDSQGKDPEYNFHSSSKGSIYSMDKLTTESAEDSVSVGKSKLFDSSINKPEDTGVSIPSSVAEAGDSEVKLDISSELIAEPLPDSASELFVPSSIRPPALDGSNPAVPFQPSKVVLIGTAHVSEKSVAEVRNAIRNLKPDIVAVELCRARYDSLKGNIPETNQLPIKEILSEGKVYYYLVHWLLAYVQKKIGDDMGVKPGAEMLSAIAEAEASGARVALIDRDIQVTLQRFWGRMKFTEKIKMLGSLIGGLIGIGGSEIDIDQITQQDVVTALVSELREFAPTAAETLIDERDAYLAGSILRVAAGGNKTIVAVIGAGHKPGVINYLKNPKSIPPLSSLMELPKKRIGIGKIVGFGIVGLAILVFLLLIASGTPLKLLLIAFIWWFIINGVLSAAGALLAGGHPYSVLTAFSVAWLTSLNPMMAAGWFAGLVEAKQRNPTTDDIKALAGIDTFKGMFKNRFMRVLLVASFANIGSVMGTFLGAYVMMQVTGFDPQDLLQSGFSALGL, from the coding sequence ATGGATAGGTCTAAAATTACAGATTCTCAGGGCAAGGATCCTGAATACAATTTTCATAGTTCATCTAAGGGGTCAATATACTCTATGGACAAACTTACAACCGAATCCGCGGAAGACAGTGTTTCTGTTGGAAAGTCTAAGCTTTTTGATTCTTCAATCAACAAACCAGAGGATACTGGGGTTTCTATACCGTCTTCTGTAGCAGAAGCCGGAGATTCTGAAGTGAAGCTCGATATAAGTTCCGAGCTTATAGCGGAACCTCTTCCTGATTCAGCTTCGGAACTTTTTGTTCCCTCTTCTATTCGGCCTCCGGCTCTGGATGGAAGCAATCCTGCTGTTCCGTTCCAGCCTTCAAAGGTTGTGCTCATAGGTACGGCTCATGTTTCGGAAAAGAGCGTGGCTGAAGTCAGGAATGCTATTCGGAACCTTAAACCAGATATCGTAGCCGTCGAGCTTTGCCGGGCACGTTACGATTCTCTGAAAGGAAATATCCCGGAGACGAATCAGCTTCCAATAAAGGAAATTCTCAGTGAAGGAAAGGTGTACTATTACCTGGTCCACTGGCTGCTTGCCTATGTGCAGAAAAAGATCGGGGATGACATGGGTGTAAAACCCGGTGCTGAGATGCTTTCCGCAATTGCGGAGGCAGAAGCATCAGGAGCCAGAGTGGCTTTAATCGACAGGGATATTCAGGTGACACTCCAGCGTTTCTGGGGTCGCATGAAATTCACGGAGAAAATAAAGATGCTCGGTTCTCTCATAGGCGGACTGATAGGAATTGGAGGATCCGAGATCGATATCGATCAGATCACTCAGCAGGATGTAGTCACAGCCCTTGTCAGCGAGCTTAGAGAATTTGCCCCAACTGCGGCTGAGACTCTCATAGATGAGCGGGACGCATACCTTGCAGGAAGCATCCTCAGGGTGGCTGCAGGTGGAAATAAAACTATTGTTGCAGTAATCGGAGCAGGACATAAGCCAGGAGTAATTAACTATCTGAAAAACCCAAAGAGTATTCCTCCACTCAGCAGTCTTATGGAACTTCCGAAGAAGCGTATTGGAATCGGCAAAATTGTTGGTTTTGGAATTGTTGGGCTTGCCATTCTGGTTTTTTTACTGCTTATAGCATCAGGTACTCCCCTAAAACTCCTTTTAATAGCTTTCATATGGTGGTTCATCATTAACGGGGTTCTGAGCGCAGCCGGCGCCCTGCTGGCGGGAGGACATCCCTACTCTGTCCTTACTGCCTTTTCAGTTGCCTGGTTAACTTCACTGAACCCCATGATGGCCGCAGGCTGGTTTGCAGGTCTGGTAGAAGCAAAACAGCGAAATCCTACTACAGACGATATTAAAGCCCTTGCAGGGATAGATACTTTCAAAGGAATGTTCAAAAACAGGTTCATGCGCGTCCTTCTGGTAGCAAGTTTTGCCAATATCGGAAGTGTGATGGGTACCTTCCTCGGGGCATATGTAATGATGCAGGTTACAGGCTTTGACCCGCAGGATCTTCTTCAATCAGGGTTCAGTGCTCTTGGACTCTGA
- a CDS encoding DUF4405 domain-containing protein has protein sequence MTRQKTNYLVDLALTTLFFGVAGTGLFMYFFIPSGVQRGRYIVYMGLTKATWVWIHSRIGILMIILVVIHFILHWKWIVCTTKNFFRKERCELEKVDS, from the coding sequence ATGACCAGACAAAAAACCAATTATCTAGTAGACCTTGCCCTGACAACACTGTTTTTTGGGGTAGCAGGCACGGGGCTTTTCATGTATTTTTTCATACCTTCGGGAGTTCAAAGGGGTAGATACATTGTGTACATGGGACTAACAAAAGCTACCTGGGTCTGGATACACAGCAGAATTGGAATCTTGATGATAATTCTGGTAGTCATCCACTTTATCCTCCATTGGAAGTGGATTGTATGCACTACAAAGAATTTCTTCAGGAAAGAACGGTGTGAACTCGAAAAAGTGGATTCATAA
- the fhcD gene encoding formylmethanofuran--tetrahydromethanopterin N-formyltransferase, which yields MEINGVEIEDTYAEAFPIKIARVLITAATKRWAQVAATEATGFATSVIMCPAEAGIEKFASPSETPDGRPGVYVQICTFKYEALEEQLLERIGQCVLTAPTTAVFNGLPDAEKQFNIGFKLKFFGDGMESEAQVAGRKVYKVPIMEGDFVTEENIGAIAGIAGGNFFIFGDSQMSALTAAEAAVDAIEELEGTIAPFPGGIVASGSKSGANKYKFLKATANEKFCPSIKDKVENTEVPADVNAIYEIVINGLDEASIKAAMKAGIEAAVTVPGIKKISAGNYGGKLGKYQFKLHELF from the coding sequence ATGGAAATCAACGGAGTAGAAATTGAAGATACGTATGCAGAAGCGTTTCCGATCAAGATTGCAAGAGTGCTTATCACAGCAGCCACCAAGCGCTGGGCACAGGTAGCAGCCACTGAAGCTACTGGTTTTGCAACATCAGTTATAATGTGCCCTGCAGAGGCTGGAATTGAAAAATTCGCAAGTCCCAGCGAGACCCCTGATGGAAGGCCTGGAGTATATGTCCAGATCTGCACCTTCAAATACGAAGCTCTCGAAGAACAGCTGCTTGAGAGAATAGGACAGTGTGTACTTACAGCCCCCACAACTGCAGTATTTAACGGGCTGCCTGATGCTGAGAAACAATTTAATATTGGCTTTAAACTCAAATTCTTCGGAGACGGTATGGAGTCCGAAGCCCAGGTTGCAGGCCGCAAAGTATACAAAGTCCCGATCATGGAAGGAGACTTTGTGACCGAAGAAAACATCGGAGCCATAGCCGGAATTGCAGGCGGAAACTTCTTTATCTTCGGAGATTCCCAGATGAGCGCCCTGACTGCAGCCGAAGCTGCTGTGGACGCAATTGAAGAACTTGAAGGCACAATCGCTCCCTTCCCTGGCGGCATTGTCGCAAGCGGATCCAAGTCCGGAGCAAACAAGTACAAATTCCTGAAAGCTACTGCAAATGAAAAGTTCTGCCCCTCCATAAAGGACAAAGTAGAAAACACTGAAGTCCCGGCAGATGTCAATGCTATTTATGAAATTGTCATTAACGGGCTTGATGAAGCAAGTATAAAAGCAGCTATGAAAGCCGGAATAGAAGCTGCAGTTACTGTCCCCGGAATCAAGAAGATTTCCGCAGGGAACTACGGCGGCAAACTGGGCAAATACCAGTTCAAACTTCACGAGCTCTTCTGA
- a CDS encoding chemotaxis protein CheD encodes MVGIGDCAIARCPVKIKTSGLGSCVGVTIYDRHEKIGGLLHTMLPNIKKAGIKDNPTKFTDAGIEYLVAEIIENGGSRRKLEAKLVGGSSMFENSHMNIGERNIKSAKETLKKLGLEIIAEDTGKNYGRTIIFDTLTGDLLIKTMLRGDKVI; translated from the coding sequence ATGGTTGGTATTGGAGACTGTGCAATAGCCAGATGCCCTGTAAAAATTAAAACCTCCGGCTTGGGGTCCTGCGTGGGAGTAACCATCTATGACAGGCATGAAAAAATAGGAGGGCTTCTCCATACCATGCTCCCAAATATAAAAAAAGCAGGGATAAAGGATAATCCCACCAAATTTACAGACGCAGGAATAGAGTACCTTGTAGCCGAAATAATAGAAAATGGAGGCTCCAGAAGAAAACTCGAAGCAAAACTTGTCGGGGGCTCAAGCATGTTCGAAAACTCACATATGAATATAGGTGAGAGAAACATAAAGAGCGCAAAAGAAACCCTGAAAAAACTGGGATTGGAAATCATAGCGGAAGATACAGGGAAAAACTACGGACGCACAATAATATTCGATACTCTTACTGGCGATCTTCTCATAAAGACAATGCTCAGAGGAGATAAAGTAATCTAA
- a CDS encoding chemotaxis protein CheC translates to MEKIRSLSEFEYGALKEIGNIGVGNSAVSLARLVNDIVYTRVLDIKFGLIEDIPKITGFSESPVLGTLMRIKEDLTGYILVFFPENGAKNLCMSLSGEKEKEDLTDPMNLSLIEEVSHILAGTYVTSLAKFLKLNLSISIPFATYDMSGSIFNSVVTEIGYIADFALMLDAEFLIKEKKINGNILTLFDPESLDCLLKRINSMIDQNP, encoded by the coding sequence ATGGAGAAGATCAGAAGCTTGAGTGAATTTGAATATGGAGCGCTGAAAGAGATTGGAAATATAGGGGTAGGAAACTCAGCAGTCTCTCTTGCCAGGCTCGTAAACGACATTGTCTATACCAGAGTTCTCGACATAAAGTTTGGGTTAATTGAAGACATACCGAAAATAACAGGTTTTTCAGAGTCCCCGGTGCTGGGTACATTAATGCGTATCAAAGAGGATCTCACTGGCTATATCCTCGTTTTTTTCCCGGAAAATGGCGCAAAAAATCTCTGCATGAGCCTCTCAGGTGAAAAGGAAAAGGAAGATCTGACAGACCCTATGAATCTATCTTTAATTGAAGAAGTTAGCCATATCCTGGCAGGAACTTACGTAACTTCTCTTGCAAAATTCTTGAAACTTAATCTTTCGATATCTATTCCCTTTGCAACATATGATATGTCTGGCTCCATTTTCAATTCGGTAGTTACAGAGATTGGTTACATAGCAGATTTTGCACTTATGCTTGATGCGGAGTTTTTAATAAAAGAAAAGAAAATTAATGGAAACATACTGACTTTATTTGACCCGGAATCTCTGGACTGTCTATTAAAAAGAATTAATTCAATGATTGATCAAAACCCCTGA